In a genomic window of Mycolicibacillus parakoreensis:
- a CDS encoding condensation domain-containing protein, which yields MRIGEVTIGTLDEWSLRPGSVTSWHPVPAAAEKARRAPVSSVPVSYMQHQHLRNHCERTAAGLTFSRQIIASCEVAGECDIDAMDRAVNEYLRRHDTFRSWFEQTDSGDFVRHALEDPEDIEFGPIDHGYMTEDEIRTHVVSIPSPLEWGCFTFGIIQNDGRFTFFAAMDHVHGDATLIGTTMVEANGMYSALSGSGQSLTLPDAGSFDEFCIRERESTAGLTVDSPEVRDWIDFAENSGGGFPEFPLPLGDPLKTTGSDMTSTVLMDPAQTDQFESACTAAGARFVGGLFACLALVEHEFTGALTYYGLTPRDSRKAGDNFMTQGWFTGLIPIIVPIAATTFSEAAWAAQTSFDSALDMAKVPYYRARELAPWLDWPQPNFPVSNFFHGGAAPLNAILAAADMGLAENIGIYPDGRYSYQLTIYIFRYGEGTTMAIMHPDNPVAAKSVIRYMDAVRSVCTQVARSGSWGRIA from the coding sequence GTGCGCATTGGCGAAGTCACGATCGGAACGCTCGACGAATGGTCGTTGCGGCCGGGTTCGGTCACCTCGTGGCACCCGGTGCCCGCCGCGGCGGAGAAGGCGCGGCGCGCACCGGTGAGCTCGGTGCCGGTCAGTTACATGCAGCACCAGCATCTGCGCAACCACTGCGAGCGCACCGCCGCGGGGTTGACCTTCTCCCGGCAGATCATCGCCAGCTGCGAAGTCGCCGGCGAATGCGATATCGACGCAATGGACCGTGCTGTCAACGAATATCTGCGCCGCCACGACACATTCCGGAGCTGGTTCGAACAAACCGACTCCGGAGATTTCGTCCGGCATGCGCTCGAGGATCCCGAAGATATCGAGTTCGGACCGATCGACCACGGCTACATGACCGAAGACGAGATCCGCACCCACGTCGTGTCGATCCCCTCCCCCCTGGAGTGGGGTTGCTTCACCTTCGGGATTATCCAGAACGACGGTCGATTCACCTTTTTCGCGGCCATGGATCACGTGCACGGCGATGCGACATTGATCGGGACCACGATGGTCGAAGCCAACGGAATGTATTCGGCTTTGAGCGGGAGCGGACAGTCCCTCACACTTCCCGATGCGGGCAGTTTTGATGAATTCTGCATTCGTGAACGCGAATCCACGGCCGGCCTGACAGTGGATTCGCCCGAGGTCCGGGACTGGATCGATTTCGCCGAGAACAGCGGCGGCGGCTTCCCTGAATTCCCTCTGCCGCTGGGTGATCCACTCAAGACGACCGGCAGCGACATGACATCGACGGTGTTGATGGACCCGGCCCAGACCGACCAATTCGAATCGGCCTGCACAGCGGCCGGCGCACGCTTCGTGGGCGGTTTGTTTGCCTGTCTGGCCTTGGTCGAGCACGAGTTCACCGGCGCTCTGACGTACTACGGTCTCACTCCGAGGGATTCTCGCAAAGCCGGTGACAATTTCATGACTCAGGGTTGGTTCACCGGGTTGATCCCGATCATCGTCCCGATCGCGGCGACCACGTTCAGCGAAGCTGCTTGGGCGGCGCAAACCTCGTTCGATTCCGCGCTGGATATGGCGAAGGTGCCGTATTACCGCGCACGCGAATTAGCGCCGTGGCTGGACTGGCCGCAACCGAACTTTCCGGTGTCGAACTTCTTCCATGGCGGCGCCGCACCGCTTAACGCCATACTCGCCGCGGCCGACATGGGCCTTGCCGAGAACATCGGCATTTACCCCGACGGGCGATACTCCTATCAACTGACCATATACATTTTCCGATACGGGGAGGGCACAACCATGGCGATCATGCATCCCGACAATCCCGTGGCGGCGAAGTCGGTCATCCGGTACATGGACGCGGTTCGCTCGGTGTGTACGCAGGTCGCCCGCAGCGGGTCCTGGGGGCGGATCGCATAG